One Candidatus Zixiibacteriota bacterium genomic window carries:
- the rpmA gene encoding 50S ribosomal protein L27: MAHKKGVGSSRNGRDSNGQRLGVKRYAGQQVSAGSIIVRQKGTRIYPGDNVGMGKDNTLFATADGVVEFKRVGRDRKKVSIV; the protein is encoded by the coding sequence ATGGCTCATAAAAAAGGTGTTGGATCTTCAAGGAACGGCCGCGACTCGAATGGCCAGCGGTTAGGCGTAAAAAGATATGCCGGCCAGCAAGTTTCTGCCGGTTCGATTATTGTCAGGCAGAAAGGCACCCGTATTTATCCCGGCGATAATGTTGGCATGGGCAAAGACAATACGCTTTTTGCCACGGCTGACGGCGTTGTAGAATTCAAGCGAGTTGGACGCGATCGCAAGAAAGTCTCTATTGTCTAA